The Vespula vulgaris chromosome 2, iyVesVulg1.1, whole genome shotgun sequence genome has a segment encoding these proteins:
- the LOC127061608 gene encoding uncharacterized protein LOC127061608 has translation MSRQSVVLSFLSGFLFVTLNSVTSKVVPPSPWSSYASKSVYSRSLGPPVPGFSTINVPYMSKSPLFPKFVDPKAMISKKTDLLNNLFGGMGTVPWAADSSKLLPGSPFQYSTVDEQSDSAEAKMNDIAQLYGVSKFKSTLPSQEAKRSATLLADDPESSSKDTASNDKTEVKDSNSSTSDDNSNPEDSQTIEKESNPSKVKEYLPGMFPPFAMDPSMFIEKKYSFLDTLFKNLPTSSTTPSYTETTPKSTIVPPEFWIPNSVIVNPMEYNEKISTFLDKLFENLTLNKTEAEDDTSSVSGKRVARSIEDVSSIIAAKDAFVDTILLQLGNLKNEMISVLNDTLAYQKSSSVPSPIPKKPFLPSMWMKPTVDTLLPLKQKMAFLDQMFDMLLDLQKNVSANILETVKSELNVEGNVQSSNLNDEPLINTDDSLLNQSLLDAIKQSLAQSVQYPTGASKGATKKVARSSPSATSFWVAYPESTHTVAKRHTSANNYQYPLRRGNNFNYPNDKSDPKQSAEMLQKYDKGDADFDYDIDGQRDNIEKFKKYIKWMKYIMNEHKEGRHHHHHYYY, from the exons ATGTCACGACAATCGGTAGTTCTGTCGTTTCTCTCcggttttttatttgttacgtTGAACAGCGTAACGTCTAAAGTAGTTCCCCCATCGCCATGGTCAAGCTATGCTTCGAAATcag TTTATTCGAGGTCACTCGGACCACCTGTACCTGGATTTAGCACCATAAACGTACCGTACATGTCCAAGTCACCATTGTTTCCTAAATTCGTTGATCCGAAAGCTATGATCTCTAAAAAGACTGATTTATTGAACAATCTCTTTGGTGGAATGGGTACGGTTCCTTGGGCTGCTGATAGCTCCAAGTTGTTACCAGGTAGTCCTTTTCAATATTCTACGGTGGACGAGCAAAGTGATTCAGCTGAGGCGAAAATGAATGACATTGCTCAATTGTACGGAGTTTCGAAATTCAAATCTACGCTACCGTCTCAGGAAGCTAAGAGAAGCGCGACCTTGCTCGCAGACGATCCAGAATCATCGTCAAAAGATACAGCGTCGAATGATAAAACCGAGGTAAAAGATTCTAACTCGTCCACGAGCGATGACAACTCAAATCCCGAGGATAGTCAAacgattgaaaaagagagcaaTCCTAGTAAGGTAAAGGAATATCTCCCAGGAATGTTTCCTCCATTTGCAATGGATCCTTCGATGttcatcgaaaagaaatattccttTTTGGACACGCTATTCAAAAATCTTCCAACGAGTAGCACTACTCCAAGTTACACCGAAACGACACCGAAAAGTACCATCGTACCACCTGAATTTTGGATTCCAAACTCTGTGATCGTCAATCCGATggaatataatgaaaagatatCGACCTTCTTGGATAAATTATTCGAGAATTTAACATTGAACAAGACTGAAGCTGAGGATGATACATCTTCGGTTTCTGGAAAGAGAGTCGCAAGATCAATCGAGGACGTATCTTCTATCATCGCTGCTAAAGATGCTTTCGTAGATACGATATTATTGCAACTGGGTAATTTAAAGAATGAAATGATCTCGGTTTTAAACGATACGTTGGCTTATCAAAAATCCTCAAGCGTACCTTCTCCGATACCAAAGAAACCATTTCTACCAAGCATGTGGATGAAGCCAACAGTGGACACGTTGTTAcctttgaaacaaaaaatggcATTTCTTGATCAAATGTTCGACATGTTGCTCGATTTGCAAAAGAATGTATCCGCAAATATTCTAGAAACCGTGAAATCTGAGCTGAACGTAGAAGGTAATGTTCAATCCTCGAATTTAAACGACGAACCTTTGATAAATACCGATGATAGCTTGCTGAATCAGTCTCTTTTGGATGCCATTAAGCAAAGTTTGGCACAAAGTGTTCAATATCCAACAGGTGCTTCTAAAGGTGCTACCAAAAAAGTAGCCAGATCATCGCCAAGTGCAACCTCATTTTGGGTTGCTTATCCGGAGAGTACTCATACCGTTGCTAAACGACACACTTCtgcaaataattatcaatatccCTTACGAAgaggaaataattttaattatccaAATGATAAATCGGATCCAAAGCAATCCGCGGAAATGTTACAGAAATATGACAAGGGAGATGCCGACTTTGATTAC GATATCGATGGGCAAAGAGATAATatagagaaatttaaaaaatatattaagtggatgaaatatattatgaacGAACACAAAGAAGGCaggcatcatcatcatcattattattattaa